One window of Metopolophium dirhodum isolate CAU chromosome 3, ASM1992520v1, whole genome shotgun sequence genomic DNA carries:
- the LOC132940054 gene encoding acylphosphatase-2 → MAHLESGHSYVSVEFEVFGKVQGVYFTKYCRDRSTELDIVGWVKNSKRGTIMGKMQGPKANVEGMIAWLSNEGSPGSKIERCDLMNFEYLARKEFNGFSIRF, encoded by the exons ATGGCACATCTAGAGTCAGGTCATTCATACGTCTCGGTCGAGTTTGAAGTATTCGGAAAAGTACAAG gAGTGTACTTCACCAAATATTGCAGAGATCGAAGCACTGAACTTGATATTGTCGGATGGGTAAAAAACAGTAAAAGAGGTACTATAATGGGCAAAATGCAAGGACCAAAAGCAAATGTTGAAGGAAT gaTCGCATGGTTGTCAAACGAAGGAAGTCCTGGAAGTAAAATTGAGCGATGTGATCTAATGAACTTTGAATATTTGGCAAGGAAAGAGTTCAATGGATTTAGCATAAGATTTTAA